In a genomic window of Rhododendron vialii isolate Sample 1 chromosome 12a, ASM3025357v1:
- the LOC131310014 gene encoding protein NEOXANTHIN-DEFICIENT 1 isoform X10 yields the protein MEVKEAKPPSGYGKPPWEFKGSALYQLHLVKSETARAFIPKEFKLVEAFGYTLGGFFLASYDDSPAGIFDELVVIAGIVWNPPTSCAWAARVLVNSDEACAHGRKDVGLPSQVARFSKQRITPIARQSENNSNRFFRMIGVSTVLSHPKNCLDIQVTEINGTSATDICTINVGTAALAKAVPELNSNKLIGPVIKMSLPSFRIRAVRPAKVSVSSVAPKSATEQSLETPSSKFVDSIISRDLVQNERNLSISVLLSKPILALEFNCLKMQVEAPAIVCPCSEYTFRAV from the exons ATGGAGGTTAAAGAAGCAAAACCTCCTTCGGGGTATGGCAAACCTCCATGGGAATTCAAAGGCAG TGCTTTGTATCAGCTTCACCTTGTGAAATCAGAAACTGCTCGCGCTTTCATCCCCAAAGAGTTCAAATTAGTTGAAGCTTTCGG ATATACACTGGGTGGCTTCTTTCTTGCCAGCTATGATGACAGCCCAGCTGGTATCTTTGATGAG CTCGTGGTGATTGCCGGAATAGTATGGAATCCACCTACATCTTGTGC ATGGGCTGCTAGGGTACTTGTGAACAGTGATGAGGCTTGTGCACATGGAAGAAAG GATGTGGGACTTCCTAGTCAAGTTGCCAGGTTTTCCAAG CAGAGAATTACACCAATAGCCAGGCAATCAGAAAACAACTCCAATAGATTCTTCAGAATGATAGGGGTCAGCACTGTTTTGAGTCATCCAAAGAATTGCTTAGATATCCAAGTGACTGAAATCAATGGCACTTCTGCAACAGATATCTGTACCATCAACGTTGGTACTGCTG CCTTGGCCAAGGCAGTACCAGAGCTAAATTCCAACAAGTTGATTGGGCCAGTTATCAAGATGTCACTTCCAAGCTTCAG GATAAGAGCAGTGCGACCAGCAAAGGTGTCGGTGTCGTCCGTAGCACCAAAAAGTGCTACTGAACAATCTCTTGAAACCCCAAGTTCCAAGTTTGTGGATTCTATAATAAGCAGAGATCTCGTACAAAACGAAAGGAACCTCAGCATATCAGTGTTGTTATCGAAACCAATTTTGGCTCTGGAGTTCAATTGTCTGAAAATGCAGGTTGAAGCTCCTGCTATCGTTTGTCCCTGCTCTGAGTACACTTTTAGAGCAGTTTGA
- the LOC131310014 gene encoding protein NEOXANTHIN-DEFICIENT 1 isoform X9, with the protein MEVKEAKPPSGYGKPPWEFKGSALYQLHLVKSETARAFIPKEFKLVEAFGYTLGGFFLASYDDSPAGIFDELVVIAGIVWNPPTSCAWAARVLVNSDEACAHGRKVGSSLMDVGLPSQVARFSKQRITPIARQSENNSNRFFRMIGVSTVLSHPKNCLDIQVTEINGTSATDICTINVGTAALAKAVPELNSNKLIGPVIKMSLPSFRIRAVRPAKVSVSSVAPKSATEQSLETPSSKFVDSIISRDLVQNERNLSISVLLSKPILALEFNCLKMQVEAPAIVCPCSEYTFRAV; encoded by the exons ATGGAGGTTAAAGAAGCAAAACCTCCTTCGGGGTATGGCAAACCTCCATGGGAATTCAAAGGCAG TGCTTTGTATCAGCTTCACCTTGTGAAATCAGAAACTGCTCGCGCTTTCATCCCCAAAGAGTTCAAATTAGTTGAAGCTTTCGG ATATACACTGGGTGGCTTCTTTCTTGCCAGCTATGATGACAGCCCAGCTGGTATCTTTGATGAG CTCGTGGTGATTGCCGGAATAGTATGGAATCCACCTACATCTTGTGC ATGGGCTGCTAGGGTACTTGTGAACAGTGATGAGGCTTGTGCACATGGAAGAAAGGTGGGAAGCTCCCTAATG GATGTGGGACTTCCTAGTCAAGTTGCCAGGTTTTCCAAG CAGAGAATTACACCAATAGCCAGGCAATCAGAAAACAACTCCAATAGATTCTTCAGAATGATAGGGGTCAGCACTGTTTTGAGTCATCCAAAGAATTGCTTAGATATCCAAGTGACTGAAATCAATGGCACTTCTGCAACAGATATCTGTACCATCAACGTTGGTACTGCTG CCTTGGCCAAGGCAGTACCAGAGCTAAATTCCAACAAGTTGATTGGGCCAGTTATCAAGATGTCACTTCCAAGCTTCAG GATAAGAGCAGTGCGACCAGCAAAGGTGTCGGTGTCGTCCGTAGCACCAAAAAGTGCTACTGAACAATCTCTTGAAACCCCAAGTTCCAAGTTTGTGGATTCTATAATAAGCAGAGATCTCGTACAAAACGAAAGGAACCTCAGCATATCAGTGTTGTTATCGAAACCAATTTTGGCTCTGGAGTTCAATTGTCTGAAAATGCAGGTTGAAGCTCCTGCTATCGTTTGTCCCTGCTCTGAGTACACTTTTAGAGCAGTTTGA
- the LOC131310014 gene encoding protein NEOXANTHIN-DEFICIENT 1 isoform X4, translated as MEVKEAKPPSGYGKPPWEFKGSALYQLHLVKSETARAFIPKEFKLVEAFGYTLGGFFLASYDDSPAARGDCRNSMESTYILWAARVLVNSDEACAHGRKVGSSLMDVGLPSQVARFSKQRITPIARQSENNSNRFFRMIGVSTVLSHPKNCLDIQVTEINGTSATDICTINVGTAALAKAVPELNSNKLIGPVIKMSLPSFSGRTEYNPHLLKYSCQIECRIRAVRPAKVSVSSVAPKSATEQSLETPSSKFVDSIISRDLVQNERNLSISVLLSKPILALEFNCLKMQVEAPAIVCPCSEYTFRAV; from the exons ATGGAGGTTAAAGAAGCAAAACCTCCTTCGGGGTATGGCAAACCTCCATGGGAATTCAAAGGCAG TGCTTTGTATCAGCTTCACCTTGTGAAATCAGAAACTGCTCGCGCTTTCATCCCCAAAGAGTTCAAATTAGTTGAAGCTTTCGG ATATACACTGGGTGGCTTCTTTCTTGCCAGCTATGATGACAGCCCAGCTG CTCGTGGTGATTGCCGGAATAGTATGGAATCCACCTACATCTT ATGGGCTGCTAGGGTACTTGTGAACAGTGATGAGGCTTGTGCACATGGAAGAAAGGTGGGAAGCTCCCTAATG GATGTGGGACTTCCTAGTCAAGTTGCCAGGTTTTCCAAG CAGAGAATTACACCAATAGCCAGGCAATCAGAAAACAACTCCAATAGATTCTTCAGAATGATAGGGGTCAGCACTGTTTTGAGTCATCCAAAGAATTGCTTAGATATCCAAGTGACTGAAATCAATGGCACTTCTGCAACAGATATCTGTACCATCAACGTTGGTACTGCTG CCTTGGCCAAGGCAGTACCAGAGCTAAATTCCAACAAGTTGATTGGGCCAGTTATCAAGATGTCACTTCCAAGCTTCAG TGGACGTACAGAGTATAATCCTCATCTTCTTAAATATTCTTGTCAAATTGAGTGCAG GATAAGAGCAGTGCGACCAGCAAAGGTGTCGGTGTCGTCCGTAGCACCAAAAAGTGCTACTGAACAATCTCTTGAAACCCCAAGTTCCAAGTTTGTGGATTCTATAATAAGCAGAGATCTCGTACAAAACGAAAGGAACCTCAGCATATCAGTGTTGTTATCGAAACCAATTTTGGCTCTGGAGTTCAATTGTCTGAAAATGCAGGTTGAAGCTCCTGCTATCGTTTGTCCCTGCTCTGAGTACACTTTTAGAGCAGTTTGA
- the LOC131310014 gene encoding protein NEOXANTHIN-DEFICIENT 1 isoform X12 translates to MEVKEAKPPSGYGKPPWEFKGSALYQLHLVKSETARAFIPKEFKLVEAFGYTLGGFFLASYDDSPAARGDCRNSMESTYILCDVGLPSQVARFSKRITPIARQSENNSNRFFRMIGVSTVLSHPKNCLDIQVTEINGTSATDICTINVGTAALAKAVPELNSNKLIGPVIKMSLPSFSGRTEYNPHLLKYSCQIECRIRAVRPAKVSVSSVAPKSATEQSLETPSSKFVDSIISRDLVQNERNLSISVLLSKPILALEFNCLKMQVEAPAIVCPCSEYTFRAV, encoded by the exons ATGGAGGTTAAAGAAGCAAAACCTCCTTCGGGGTATGGCAAACCTCCATGGGAATTCAAAGGCAG TGCTTTGTATCAGCTTCACCTTGTGAAATCAGAAACTGCTCGCGCTTTCATCCCCAAAGAGTTCAAATTAGTTGAAGCTTTCGG ATATACACTGGGTGGCTTCTTTCTTGCCAGCTATGATGACAGCCCAGCTG CTCGTGGTGATTGCCGGAATAGTATGGAATCCACCTACATCTTGTGC GATGTGGGACTTCCTAGTCAAGTTGCCAGGTTTTCCAAG AGAATTACACCAATAGCCAGGCAATCAGAAAACAACTCCAATAGATTCTTCAGAATGATAGGGGTCAGCACTGTTTTGAGTCATCCAAAGAATTGCTTAGATATCCAAGTGACTGAAATCAATGGCACTTCTGCAACAGATATCTGTACCATCAACGTTGGTACTGCTG CCTTGGCCAAGGCAGTACCAGAGCTAAATTCCAACAAGTTGATTGGGCCAGTTATCAAGATGTCACTTCCAAGCTTCAG TGGACGTACAGAGTATAATCCTCATCTTCTTAAATATTCTTGTCAAATTGAGTGCAG GATAAGAGCAGTGCGACCAGCAAAGGTGTCGGTGTCGTCCGTAGCACCAAAAAGTGCTACTGAACAATCTCTTGAAACCCCAAGTTCCAAGTTTGTGGATTCTATAATAAGCAGAGATCTCGTACAAAACGAAAGGAACCTCAGCATATCAGTGTTGTTATCGAAACCAATTTTGGCTCTGGAGTTCAATTGTCTGAAAATGCAGGTTGAAGCTCCTGCTATCGTTTGTCCCTGCTCTGAGTACACTTTTAGAGCAGTTTGA
- the LOC131310014 gene encoding protein NEOXANTHIN-DEFICIENT 1 isoform X7, with amino-acid sequence MEVKEAKPPSGYGKPPWEFKGSALYQLHLVKSETARAFIPKEFKLVEAFGYTLGGFFLASYDDSPAARGDCRNSMESTYILWAARVLVNSDEACAHGRKDVGLPSQVARFSKQRITPIARQSENNSNRFFRMIGVSTVLSHPKNCLDIQVTEINGTSATDICTINVGTAALAKAVPELNSNKLIGPVIKMSLPSFSGRTEYNPHLLKYSCQIECRIRAVRPAKVSVSSVAPKSATEQSLETPSSKFVDSIISRDLVQNERNLSISVLLSKPILALEFNCLKMQVEAPAIVCPCSEYTFRAV; translated from the exons ATGGAGGTTAAAGAAGCAAAACCTCCTTCGGGGTATGGCAAACCTCCATGGGAATTCAAAGGCAG TGCTTTGTATCAGCTTCACCTTGTGAAATCAGAAACTGCTCGCGCTTTCATCCCCAAAGAGTTCAAATTAGTTGAAGCTTTCGG ATATACACTGGGTGGCTTCTTTCTTGCCAGCTATGATGACAGCCCAGCTG CTCGTGGTGATTGCCGGAATAGTATGGAATCCACCTACATCTT ATGGGCTGCTAGGGTACTTGTGAACAGTGATGAGGCTTGTGCACATGGAAGAAAG GATGTGGGACTTCCTAGTCAAGTTGCCAGGTTTTCCAAG CAGAGAATTACACCAATAGCCAGGCAATCAGAAAACAACTCCAATAGATTCTTCAGAATGATAGGGGTCAGCACTGTTTTGAGTCATCCAAAGAATTGCTTAGATATCCAAGTGACTGAAATCAATGGCACTTCTGCAACAGATATCTGTACCATCAACGTTGGTACTGCTG CCTTGGCCAAGGCAGTACCAGAGCTAAATTCCAACAAGTTGATTGGGCCAGTTATCAAGATGTCACTTCCAAGCTTCAG TGGACGTACAGAGTATAATCCTCATCTTCTTAAATATTCTTGTCAAATTGAGTGCAG GATAAGAGCAGTGCGACCAGCAAAGGTGTCGGTGTCGTCCGTAGCACCAAAAAGTGCTACTGAACAATCTCTTGAAACCCCAAGTTCCAAGTTTGTGGATTCTATAATAAGCAGAGATCTCGTACAAAACGAAAGGAACCTCAGCATATCAGTGTTGTTATCGAAACCAATTTTGGCTCTGGAGTTCAATTGTCTGAAAATGCAGGTTGAAGCTCCTGCTATCGTTTGTCCCTGCTCTGAGTACACTTTTAGAGCAGTTTGA
- the LOC131310014 gene encoding protein NEOXANTHIN-DEFICIENT 1 isoform X6, whose translation MEVKEAKPPSGYGKPPWEFKGSALYQLHLVKSETARAFIPKEFKLVEAFGYTLGGFFLASYDDSPAARGDCRNSMESTYILWAARVLVNSDEACAHGRKVGSSLMDVGLPSQVARFSKRITPIARQSENNSNRFFRMIGVSTVLSHPKNCLDIQVTEINGTSATDICTINVGTAALAKAVPELNSNKLIGPVIKMSLPSFSGRTEYNPHLLKYSCQIECRIRAVRPAKVSVSSVAPKSATEQSLETPSSKFVDSIISRDLVQNERNLSISVLLSKPILALEFNCLKMQVEAPAIVCPCSEYTFRAV comes from the exons ATGGAGGTTAAAGAAGCAAAACCTCCTTCGGGGTATGGCAAACCTCCATGGGAATTCAAAGGCAG TGCTTTGTATCAGCTTCACCTTGTGAAATCAGAAACTGCTCGCGCTTTCATCCCCAAAGAGTTCAAATTAGTTGAAGCTTTCGG ATATACACTGGGTGGCTTCTTTCTTGCCAGCTATGATGACAGCCCAGCTG CTCGTGGTGATTGCCGGAATAGTATGGAATCCACCTACATCTT ATGGGCTGCTAGGGTACTTGTGAACAGTGATGAGGCTTGTGCACATGGAAGAAAGGTGGGAAGCTCCCTAATG GATGTGGGACTTCCTAGTCAAGTTGCCAGGTTTTCCAAG AGAATTACACCAATAGCCAGGCAATCAGAAAACAACTCCAATAGATTCTTCAGAATGATAGGGGTCAGCACTGTTTTGAGTCATCCAAAGAATTGCTTAGATATCCAAGTGACTGAAATCAATGGCACTTCTGCAACAGATATCTGTACCATCAACGTTGGTACTGCTG CCTTGGCCAAGGCAGTACCAGAGCTAAATTCCAACAAGTTGATTGGGCCAGTTATCAAGATGTCACTTCCAAGCTTCAG TGGACGTACAGAGTATAATCCTCATCTTCTTAAATATTCTTGTCAAATTGAGTGCAG GATAAGAGCAGTGCGACCAGCAAAGGTGTCGGTGTCGTCCGTAGCACCAAAAAGTGCTACTGAACAATCTCTTGAAACCCCAAGTTCCAAGTTTGTGGATTCTATAATAAGCAGAGATCTCGTACAAAACGAAAGGAACCTCAGCATATCAGTGTTGTTATCGAAACCAATTTTGGCTCTGGAGTTCAATTGTCTGAAAATGCAGGTTGAAGCTCCTGCTATCGTTTGTCCCTGCTCTGAGTACACTTTTAGAGCAGTTTGA
- the LOC131310014 gene encoding protein NEOXANTHIN-DEFICIENT 1 isoform X11, with protein sequence MEVKEAKPPSGYGKPPWEFKGSALYQLHLVKSETARAFIPKEFKLVEAFGYTLGGFFLASYDDSPAARGDCRNSMESTYILCDVGLPSQVARFSKQRITPIARQSENNSNRFFRMIGVSTVLSHPKNCLDIQVTEINGTSATDICTINVGTAALAKAVPELNSNKLIGPVIKMSLPSFSGRTEYNPHLLKYSCQIECRIRAVRPAKVSVSSVAPKSATEQSLETPSSKFVDSIISRDLVQNERNLSISVLLSKPILALEFNCLKMQVEAPAIVCPCSEYTFRAV encoded by the exons ATGGAGGTTAAAGAAGCAAAACCTCCTTCGGGGTATGGCAAACCTCCATGGGAATTCAAAGGCAG TGCTTTGTATCAGCTTCACCTTGTGAAATCAGAAACTGCTCGCGCTTTCATCCCCAAAGAGTTCAAATTAGTTGAAGCTTTCGG ATATACACTGGGTGGCTTCTTTCTTGCCAGCTATGATGACAGCCCAGCTG CTCGTGGTGATTGCCGGAATAGTATGGAATCCACCTACATCTTGTGC GATGTGGGACTTCCTAGTCAAGTTGCCAGGTTTTCCAAG CAGAGAATTACACCAATAGCCAGGCAATCAGAAAACAACTCCAATAGATTCTTCAGAATGATAGGGGTCAGCACTGTTTTGAGTCATCCAAAGAATTGCTTAGATATCCAAGTGACTGAAATCAATGGCACTTCTGCAACAGATATCTGTACCATCAACGTTGGTACTGCTG CCTTGGCCAAGGCAGTACCAGAGCTAAATTCCAACAAGTTGATTGGGCCAGTTATCAAGATGTCACTTCCAAGCTTCAG TGGACGTACAGAGTATAATCCTCATCTTCTTAAATATTCTTGTCAAATTGAGTGCAG GATAAGAGCAGTGCGACCAGCAAAGGTGTCGGTGTCGTCCGTAGCACCAAAAAGTGCTACTGAACAATCTCTTGAAACCCCAAGTTCCAAGTTTGTGGATTCTATAATAAGCAGAGATCTCGTACAAAACGAAAGGAACCTCAGCATATCAGTGTTGTTATCGAAACCAATTTTGGCTCTGGAGTTCAATTGTCTGAAAATGCAGGTTGAAGCTCCTGCTATCGTTTGTCCCTGCTCTGAGTACACTTTTAGAGCAGTTTGA
- the LOC131310014 gene encoding protein NEOXANTHIN-DEFICIENT 1 isoform X1, producing the protein MEVKEAKPPSGYGKPPWEFKGSALYQLHLVKSETARAFIPKEFKLVEAFGYTLGGFFLASYDDSPAGIFDELVVIAGIVWNPPTSCAWAARVLVNSDEACAHGRKVGSSLMDVGLPSQVARFSKQRITPIARQSENNSNRFFRMIGVSTVLSHPKNCLDIQVTEINGTSATDICTINVGTAALAKAVPELNSNKLIGPVIKMSLPSFSGRTEYNPHLLKYSCQIECRIRAVRPAKVSVSSVAPKSATEQSLETPSSKFVDSIISRDLVQNERNLSISVLLSKPILALEFNCLKMQVEAPAIVCPCSEYTFRAV; encoded by the exons ATGGAGGTTAAAGAAGCAAAACCTCCTTCGGGGTATGGCAAACCTCCATGGGAATTCAAAGGCAG TGCTTTGTATCAGCTTCACCTTGTGAAATCAGAAACTGCTCGCGCTTTCATCCCCAAAGAGTTCAAATTAGTTGAAGCTTTCGG ATATACACTGGGTGGCTTCTTTCTTGCCAGCTATGATGACAGCCCAGCTGGTATCTTTGATGAG CTCGTGGTGATTGCCGGAATAGTATGGAATCCACCTACATCTTGTGC ATGGGCTGCTAGGGTACTTGTGAACAGTGATGAGGCTTGTGCACATGGAAGAAAGGTGGGAAGCTCCCTAATG GATGTGGGACTTCCTAGTCAAGTTGCCAGGTTTTCCAAG CAGAGAATTACACCAATAGCCAGGCAATCAGAAAACAACTCCAATAGATTCTTCAGAATGATAGGGGTCAGCACTGTTTTGAGTCATCCAAAGAATTGCTTAGATATCCAAGTGACTGAAATCAATGGCACTTCTGCAACAGATATCTGTACCATCAACGTTGGTACTGCTG CCTTGGCCAAGGCAGTACCAGAGCTAAATTCCAACAAGTTGATTGGGCCAGTTATCAAGATGTCACTTCCAAGCTTCAG TGGACGTACAGAGTATAATCCTCATCTTCTTAAATATTCTTGTCAAATTGAGTGCAG GATAAGAGCAGTGCGACCAGCAAAGGTGTCGGTGTCGTCCGTAGCACCAAAAAGTGCTACTGAACAATCTCTTGAAACCCCAAGTTCCAAGTTTGTGGATTCTATAATAAGCAGAGATCTCGTACAAAACGAAAGGAACCTCAGCATATCAGTGTTGTTATCGAAACCAATTTTGGCTCTGGAGTTCAATTGTCTGAAAATGCAGGTTGAAGCTCCTGCTATCGTTTGTCCCTGCTCTGAGTACACTTTTAGAGCAGTTTGA
- the LOC131310014 gene encoding protein NEOXANTHIN-DEFICIENT 1 isoform X3 encodes MEVKEAKPPSGYGKPPWEFKGSALYQLHLVKSETARAFIPKEFKLVEAFGYTLGGFFLASYDDSPAGIFDELVVIAGIVWNPPTSCAWAARVLVNSDEACAHGRKDVGLPSQVARFSKQRITPIARQSENNSNRFFRMIGVSTVLSHPKNCLDIQVTEINGTSATDICTINVGTAALAKAVPELNSNKLIGPVIKMSLPSFSGRTEYNPHLLKYSCQIECRIRAVRPAKVSVSSVAPKSATEQSLETPSSKFVDSIISRDLVQNERNLSISVLLSKPILALEFNCLKMQVEAPAIVCPCSEYTFRAV; translated from the exons ATGGAGGTTAAAGAAGCAAAACCTCCTTCGGGGTATGGCAAACCTCCATGGGAATTCAAAGGCAG TGCTTTGTATCAGCTTCACCTTGTGAAATCAGAAACTGCTCGCGCTTTCATCCCCAAAGAGTTCAAATTAGTTGAAGCTTTCGG ATATACACTGGGTGGCTTCTTTCTTGCCAGCTATGATGACAGCCCAGCTGGTATCTTTGATGAG CTCGTGGTGATTGCCGGAATAGTATGGAATCCACCTACATCTTGTGC ATGGGCTGCTAGGGTACTTGTGAACAGTGATGAGGCTTGTGCACATGGAAGAAAG GATGTGGGACTTCCTAGTCAAGTTGCCAGGTTTTCCAAG CAGAGAATTACACCAATAGCCAGGCAATCAGAAAACAACTCCAATAGATTCTTCAGAATGATAGGGGTCAGCACTGTTTTGAGTCATCCAAAGAATTGCTTAGATATCCAAGTGACTGAAATCAATGGCACTTCTGCAACAGATATCTGTACCATCAACGTTGGTACTGCTG CCTTGGCCAAGGCAGTACCAGAGCTAAATTCCAACAAGTTGATTGGGCCAGTTATCAAGATGTCACTTCCAAGCTTCAG TGGACGTACAGAGTATAATCCTCATCTTCTTAAATATTCTTGTCAAATTGAGTGCAG GATAAGAGCAGTGCGACCAGCAAAGGTGTCGGTGTCGTCCGTAGCACCAAAAAGTGCTACTGAACAATCTCTTGAAACCCCAAGTTCCAAGTTTGTGGATTCTATAATAAGCAGAGATCTCGTACAAAACGAAAGGAACCTCAGCATATCAGTGTTGTTATCGAAACCAATTTTGGCTCTGGAGTTCAATTGTCTGAAAATGCAGGTTGAAGCTCCTGCTATCGTTTGTCCCTGCTCTGAGTACACTTTTAGAGCAGTTTGA
- the LOC131310014 gene encoding protein NEOXANTHIN-DEFICIENT 1 isoform X8, with the protein MEVKEAKPPSGYGKPPWEFKGSALYQLHLVKSETARAFIPKEFKLVEAFGYTLGGFFLASYDDSPAARGDCRNSMESTYILWAARVLVNSDEACAHGRKDVGLPSQVARFSKRITPIARQSENNSNRFFRMIGVSTVLSHPKNCLDIQVTEINGTSATDICTINVGTAALAKAVPELNSNKLIGPVIKMSLPSFSGRTEYNPHLLKYSCQIECRIRAVRPAKVSVSSVAPKSATEQSLETPSSKFVDSIISRDLVQNERNLSISVLLSKPILALEFNCLKMQVEAPAIVCPCSEYTFRAV; encoded by the exons ATGGAGGTTAAAGAAGCAAAACCTCCTTCGGGGTATGGCAAACCTCCATGGGAATTCAAAGGCAG TGCTTTGTATCAGCTTCACCTTGTGAAATCAGAAACTGCTCGCGCTTTCATCCCCAAAGAGTTCAAATTAGTTGAAGCTTTCGG ATATACACTGGGTGGCTTCTTTCTTGCCAGCTATGATGACAGCCCAGCTG CTCGTGGTGATTGCCGGAATAGTATGGAATCCACCTACATCTT ATGGGCTGCTAGGGTACTTGTGAACAGTGATGAGGCTTGTGCACATGGAAGAAAG GATGTGGGACTTCCTAGTCAAGTTGCCAGGTTTTCCAAG AGAATTACACCAATAGCCAGGCAATCAGAAAACAACTCCAATAGATTCTTCAGAATGATAGGGGTCAGCACTGTTTTGAGTCATCCAAAGAATTGCTTAGATATCCAAGTGACTGAAATCAATGGCACTTCTGCAACAGATATCTGTACCATCAACGTTGGTACTGCTG CCTTGGCCAAGGCAGTACCAGAGCTAAATTCCAACAAGTTGATTGGGCCAGTTATCAAGATGTCACTTCCAAGCTTCAG TGGACGTACAGAGTATAATCCTCATCTTCTTAAATATTCTTGTCAAATTGAGTGCAG GATAAGAGCAGTGCGACCAGCAAAGGTGTCGGTGTCGTCCGTAGCACCAAAAAGTGCTACTGAACAATCTCTTGAAACCCCAAGTTCCAAGTTTGTGGATTCTATAATAAGCAGAGATCTCGTACAAAACGAAAGGAACCTCAGCATATCAGTGTTGTTATCGAAACCAATTTTGGCTCTGGAGTTCAATTGTCTGAAAATGCAGGTTGAAGCTCCTGCTATCGTTTGTCCCTGCTCTGAGTACACTTTTAGAGCAGTTTGA
- the LOC131310014 gene encoding protein NEOXANTHIN-DEFICIENT 1 isoform X2 has product MEVKEAKPPSGYGKPPWEFKGSALYQLHLVKSETARAFIPKEFKLVEAFGYTLGGFFLASYDDSPAGIFDELVVIAGIVWNPPTSCAWAARVLVNSDEACAHGRKVGSSLMDVGLPSQVARFSKRITPIARQSENNSNRFFRMIGVSTVLSHPKNCLDIQVTEINGTSATDICTINVGTAALAKAVPELNSNKLIGPVIKMSLPSFSGRTEYNPHLLKYSCQIECRIRAVRPAKVSVSSVAPKSATEQSLETPSSKFVDSIISRDLVQNERNLSISVLLSKPILALEFNCLKMQVEAPAIVCPCSEYTFRAV; this is encoded by the exons ATGGAGGTTAAAGAAGCAAAACCTCCTTCGGGGTATGGCAAACCTCCATGGGAATTCAAAGGCAG TGCTTTGTATCAGCTTCACCTTGTGAAATCAGAAACTGCTCGCGCTTTCATCCCCAAAGAGTTCAAATTAGTTGAAGCTTTCGG ATATACACTGGGTGGCTTCTTTCTTGCCAGCTATGATGACAGCCCAGCTGGTATCTTTGATGAG CTCGTGGTGATTGCCGGAATAGTATGGAATCCACCTACATCTTGTGC ATGGGCTGCTAGGGTACTTGTGAACAGTGATGAGGCTTGTGCACATGGAAGAAAGGTGGGAAGCTCCCTAATG GATGTGGGACTTCCTAGTCAAGTTGCCAGGTTTTCCAAG AGAATTACACCAATAGCCAGGCAATCAGAAAACAACTCCAATAGATTCTTCAGAATGATAGGGGTCAGCACTGTTTTGAGTCATCCAAAGAATTGCTTAGATATCCAAGTGACTGAAATCAATGGCACTTCTGCAACAGATATCTGTACCATCAACGTTGGTACTGCTG CCTTGGCCAAGGCAGTACCAGAGCTAAATTCCAACAAGTTGATTGGGCCAGTTATCAAGATGTCACTTCCAAGCTTCAG TGGACGTACAGAGTATAATCCTCATCTTCTTAAATATTCTTGTCAAATTGAGTGCAG GATAAGAGCAGTGCGACCAGCAAAGGTGTCGGTGTCGTCCGTAGCACCAAAAAGTGCTACTGAACAATCTCTTGAAACCCCAAGTTCCAAGTTTGTGGATTCTATAATAAGCAGAGATCTCGTACAAAACGAAAGGAACCTCAGCATATCAGTGTTGTTATCGAAACCAATTTTGGCTCTGGAGTTCAATTGTCTGAAAATGCAGGTTGAAGCTCCTGCTATCGTTTGTCCCTGCTCTGAGTACACTTTTAGAGCAGTTTGA